In Luteitalea sp. TBR-22, one genomic interval encodes:
- a CDS encoding DoxX family protein, which produces MNVLLWALQILLAAAFLAHGLMFLFPSPELAVLMDASLWRPFRYFLGVAEVAAGIGLIVPGVTRIAPWLVPLAAAGLVPIMIGATVTHVARGEYQSSVTTTVLLAMILVVAWGRWRVRPIRG; this is translated from the coding sequence ATGAACGTGCTCCTGTGGGCGCTCCAGATCCTCCTCGCCGCGGCGTTCCTCGCGCACGGCCTGATGTTCCTGTTCCCCTCGCCCGAGCTCGCGGTGCTGATGGATGCGTCGCTCTGGCGTCCGTTCCGGTACTTCCTGGGCGTGGCTGAGGTCGCCGCCGGTATCGGGCTCATCGTCCCGGGGGTGACGCGCATCGCCCCCTGGCTCGTGCCCCTGGCCGCGGCCGGCCTGGTGCCGATCATGATTGGCGCCACCGTCACGCACGTCGCGCGCGGCGAGTACCAATCGTCGGTGACGACAACGGTGCTGCTCGCCATGATCCTGGTGGTCGCCTGGGGCCGCTGGCGCGTACGGCCGATACGGGGATGA
- a CDS encoding M20/M25/M40 family metallo-hydrolase, whose amino-acid sequence MSLLGSRVIPALLAVAGSAAVLVAAGPEPIDHAVNARIRAEARDRSQIMQTLHVLTDVYGPRLTGSPNHKAAAEWTIAEMKRWGFDAGRLEEWDFGHPGWLNERLTAHVIAPVKDALVAEALAWTNGTNGPVKAQVAHLVLPERPTQATLTAFLADKAAAVANRIVMVGAVTQVPVNFSPAPLRRDYDDLAAMFDPVNPRAPQFPGGPAAGPGRGPQAPDPSRLTPRQVAEQVDAFLVANKALVRINDGGRDHGQIRAFNNPSFDGAKTVPTIILRNEDFGRLARLIAAGRTVELEVDVVNRWYPEGRTSYNAIAEITGTDKAQEVVMLGGHLDSWHAATGATDNAVGVAVMMEAARILKAIGVKPRRTIRVALWGGEEQGLLGSKAYVAKHFGTAESPLPEYATFAGYLNVDSGTGRVRGATVFGPDEAARILREIFAPFEDLGFVGATATRSRRTGGTDSTSFNAAGLPGIGLMQDPIEYGSYTWHTNLDTYERVVEADVKKSAAMIASALYHLAMRDEMLPRFTKAEMPEPPPAPGATPAPTASPAATRP is encoded by the coding sequence ATGTCCCTGCTCGGATCCCGGGTGATTCCCGCCCTCCTCGCCGTGGCCGGCTCGGCTGCCGTGCTCGTGGCCGCCGGCCCCGAACCCATCGACCATGCGGTCAACGCCCGCATCAGGGCCGAGGCCCGCGATCGTTCGCAGATCATGCAGACCCTGCACGTCCTCACCGACGTGTACGGCCCGCGCCTCACCGGCTCGCCCAACCACAAGGCTGCCGCCGAGTGGACCATCGCCGAGATGAAGCGGTGGGGATTCGACGCCGGTCGCCTCGAGGAATGGGACTTCGGCCACCCGGGCTGGCTCAACGAGCGGCTCACCGCGCACGTCATCGCGCCAGTGAAGGACGCGCTGGTTGCCGAGGCGCTTGCCTGGACCAACGGCACGAACGGTCCGGTCAAGGCACAGGTGGCCCATCTGGTGCTGCCCGAACGGCCGACCCAGGCGACGCTCACGGCCTTCCTCGCCGACAAGGCCGCCGCCGTGGCCAACCGCATCGTGATGGTGGGCGCGGTCACACAGGTGCCGGTGAACTTCTCGCCGGCGCCGCTGCGCCGCGACTACGACGACCTGGCGGCGATGTTCGACCCGGTCAACCCGCGCGCGCCCCAGTTCCCGGGCGGCCCGGCGGCGGGTCCCGGCCGCGGGCCGCAGGCCCCCGACCCGTCGCGCCTCACGCCCCGGCAGGTCGCCGAGCAGGTGGACGCGTTCCTGGTGGCCAACAAGGCCCTGGTCCGGATCAACGACGGCGGCCGCGATCACGGGCAGATCCGCGCCTTCAACAACCCGAGCTTCGACGGCGCGAAGACGGTGCCGACGATCATCCTGCGCAACGAGGACTTCGGCCGGCTCGCGCGGCTGATCGCCGCCGGCCGCACGGTCGAGCTCGAGGTCGACGTCGTCAATCGCTGGTATCCCGAGGGACGCACCTCCTACAACGCCATCGCCGAGATCACGGGCACCGACAAGGCGCAGGAAGTGGTGATGCTCGGCGGTCACCTCGACTCCTGGCACGCCGCGACCGGCGCCACCGACAACGCCGTCGGCGTTGCCGTGATGATGGAGGCGGCGCGCATCCTGAAGGCGATTGGCGTCAAGCCGCGCCGCACGATTCGCGTCGCGCTGTGGGGTGGCGAGGAGCAGGGCCTGCTCGGCTCGAAGGCCTACGTGGCGAAGCACTTCGGCACGGCGGAGAGCCCGCTGCCCGAGTACGCGACCTTTGCCGGGTACCTCAACGTCGACTCCGGCACGGGGCGCGTCCGCGGCGCCACGGTGTTCGGGCCCGACGAGGCCGCGCGCATCCTGCGCGAGATCTTCGCGCCCTTCGAGGACCTCGGGTTCGTCGGCGCGACGGCCACCAGGAGCCGTCGCACGGGCGGCACCGACAGCACGTCGTTCAACGCGGCGGGCCTGCCGGGCATCGGCCTGATGCAGGACCCCATCGAGTACGGGTCGTACACCTGGCACACCAACCTCGACACGTACGAGCGCGTGGTCGAGGCCGACGTGAAGAAGAGCGCGGCGATGATCGCCTCGGCGCTCTACCACCTGGCGATGCGCGACGAGATGCTGCCGCGCTTCACGAAAGCGGAGATGCCCGAACCGCCGCCGGCGCCCGGCGCGACACCTGCTCCGACCGCCTCGCCTGCGGCGACGCGGCCTTAG
- a CDS encoding YhgN family NAAT transporter has protein sequence MDLPSAIVTLFLVMDPLGNVPLFLAVLKGVPPERRQRVLVRELLIAYVVLVLFLLMGGAFLRFLGLGQEAVSVAGGIVLFLIALRMIFPDHGSLTEGGPEGEPFVVPLAIPLVAGPSTLATLLLLDRSAPGATLSLLVVVSVAWALSGAILLSSTFFYRVLGQRGLIAMERLMGMLLVMVSVQMLMDGIATFLRQQ, from the coding sequence GTGGACCTGCCGTCGGCCATCGTCACGCTCTTCCTGGTCATGGATCCGCTCGGGAACGTGCCGCTGTTCCTGGCCGTGCTCAAGGGCGTGCCCCCGGAGCGGCGGCAGCGGGTGCTCGTGCGCGAGCTGCTGATCGCCTACGTCGTGCTCGTCCTGTTCCTGCTGATGGGCGGCGCCTTCCTGCGGTTCCTCGGCCTCGGGCAGGAGGCCGTCAGCGTCGCCGGCGGCATCGTGCTGTTCCTCATCGCGCTCCGGATGATTTTTCCGGACCACGGGTCGCTGACCGAGGGCGGTCCGGAGGGCGAGCCCTTCGTCGTTCCCCTCGCGATCCCGCTGGTGGCCGGGCCGTCGACGCTCGCCACGCTGCTCCTGCTCGACCGGTCCGCGCCCGGAGCGACCCTGTCGCTGCTCGTCGTCGTGTCGGTGGCCTGGGCACTGAGTGGCGCCATCCTGCTCTCCTCGACGTTCTTCTATCGGGTGCTCGGCCAGCGTGGCCTCATCGCGATGGAGCGGCTCATGGGCATGCTGCTCGTGATGGTGTCGGTGCAGATGCTCATGGACGGCATCGCGACCTTCCTCCGCCAGCAGTGA
- a CDS encoding c-type cytochrome — MRKTMNYVWMGVVAVLALSPAARAFPRAQQQEVASTGKAAAFVGSDLFRSYCATCHGEAAKGDGPLASMLKKRPADLTMFSKNNGGTFPAELVGRIIDGRKQVDGHGGKDMPVWGDAFKEAGGGSDEAAIKARIDALVRYLETIQVK, encoded by the coding sequence ATGCGCAAGACGATGAACTACGTGTGGATGGGAGTGGTGGCGGTGCTGGCCCTCTCTCCGGCGGCCAGGGCCTTCCCGCGGGCGCAGCAGCAGGAGGTGGCCTCCACCGGCAAGGCCGCGGCCTTCGTGGGCAGCGACCTGTTCCGCTCCTACTGCGCGACCTGCCACGGCGAGGCGGCCAAGGGCGATGGTCCTCTCGCCTCGATGCTGAAGAAGCGGCCGGCCGACCTGACGATGTTCAGCAAGAACAACGGCGGCACGTTCCCCGCCGAGCTCGTCGGCCGGATCATCGACGGCCGCAAGCAGGTGGACGGTCACGGCGGCAAGGACATGCCGGTGTGGGGCGACGCCTTCAAGGAGGCCGGCGGCGGCTCGGACGAGGCGGCTATCAAGGCGCGCATCGACGCGCTCGTCCGCTACCTGGAGACGATTCAGGTCAAGTGA
- a CDS encoding DUF1080 domain-containing protein: MRMHSWVVVAAIAVTCGLPVVASGQGAAETHKAYIDGTGPGWRTLGPADFAPVNGYPDTWKWEGTLLKSTGVPIGVMRTRDEFLNFELVVEWRHLKSAGNSGVFAWVPMKALDGLPPDQLPKWGIEVQMLDHGYRQWFKETSGGKPDGWFTTNGDIFAVGNSKLQPFAPLSPDGSRSFPRAERSNGVGEWNHYYVRGINGEIRLWVNGEEVSGGRGAEPRSGFLCLEAEGSPVEFRLIRVRELP, translated from the coding sequence ATGCGCATGCACAGCTGGGTGGTCGTCGCCGCAATTGCGGTGACGTGCGGGTTGCCGGTCGTCGCCTCGGGCCAGGGCGCTGCGGAAACGCACAAGGCGTACATCGACGGCACGGGACCGGGGTGGAGGACGCTCGGGCCGGCCGACTTCGCGCCGGTGAACGGCTACCCGGACACGTGGAAGTGGGAGGGCACGCTGCTCAAGTCGACGGGCGTGCCGATCGGCGTCATGCGCACGCGCGACGAGTTCCTCAACTTCGAGCTCGTCGTGGAGTGGCGGCACCTCAAGTCGGCGGGCAACTCCGGCGTGTTCGCGTGGGTGCCGATGAAGGCGCTCGACGGCCTGCCGCCCGACCAACTGCCCAAGTGGGGCATCGAGGTGCAGATGCTCGATCACGGCTACCGGCAGTGGTTCAAGGAGACGAGCGGCGGCAAGCCGGATGGGTGGTTCACCACCAACGGCGACATCTTCGCCGTCGGCAACTCGAAGCTGCAGCCGTTCGCGCCCCTGTCACCCGACGGGTCGCGCAGTTTCCCGCGCGCCGAGCGCAGCAACGGCGTCGGCGAGTGGAACCACTACTACGTCCGCGGCATCAACGGCGAAATCCGGCTGTGGGTGAACGGCGAAGAAGTCTCGGGCGGACGCGGCGCAGAACCCCGGTCGGGTTTCCTGTGCCTCGAGGCCGAGGGCTCGCCCGTCGAGTTCCGCCTGATCCGCGTCCGCGAATTGCCGTGA
- a CDS encoding NADPH-dependent F420 reductase: MTIGLIGAGHIGSQLARLAVAHGHDVVLSNSRGPESLRDLVEELGPRARAGTPEDAAHAGDLVVVTIPLKHYRSVPVAPLAGKIVVDTNNYYPQRDGHIAALDDESTTTAELLQAHLPSSRVVKAFNHIQASHLTEHAQAAGTAGRRALVIAGDDPEARARVAQFIDQIGFDVVDAGPLAEGWRIQRDTPGYGPRRTAEELRRDLAAAKRYRDM; this comes from the coding sequence GTGACCATCGGCTTGATTGGAGCAGGACACATCGGCAGCCAGCTCGCGCGCCTCGCGGTCGCGCACGGGCACGACGTCGTGCTGAGCAACTCGCGCGGACCCGAGAGCCTGCGCGACCTCGTCGAGGAGCTCGGGCCGCGCGCCCGGGCAGGCACGCCCGAGGATGCGGCGCACGCCGGCGATCTCGTGGTCGTGACGATCCCGCTGAAGCACTACCGCAGCGTCCCGGTCGCCCCGCTGGCCGGCAAGATCGTGGTGGACACCAACAACTACTACCCGCAGCGCGACGGCCACATCGCCGCGCTCGACGACGAGTCGACGACCACCGCGGAGTTGCTGCAGGCCCACCTGCCGTCGTCCCGGGTCGTGAAGGCCTTCAACCACATCCAGGCATCGCACCTGACCGAGCACGCGCAGGCCGCCGGCACGGCAGGCCGCCGCGCGCTGGTGATTGCCGGCGACGATCCGGAGGCCAGGGCGCGCGTGGCGCAGTTCATCGACCAGATCGGCTTCGACGTCGTCGATGCCGGCCCGCTGGCCGAGGGCTGGCGCATCCAGCGCGACACGCCCGGGTACGGTCCGCGCCGTACCGCGGAGGAGCTGCGCCGCGACCTCGCGGCCGCCAAGCGCTATCGCGACATGTAA
- a CDS encoding ABC transporter ATP-binding protein encodes MLRRALELIPPAQRWSWAALAPMACVAAVVEGVGAGAALALGTALAEPGRAASLPLLSRWAPAASGDPRDSILAITLAAVAFYLLRAVLLTAFAWAQERIVHRTVASTTTRLVRAYLAAPYAFHLGRNSAALIQAATQSADNAVALGLGSLVNLTTEAITLTGLVTVLAVAAPGPTLGAVVVIGLLLLAPLGLTRHLAPRLGESVRRLNEDVLRHVQQALAMFRDVRVAGAEAHFVDVVDRNRRRHAVLRGRTAALSTGVRLSIETILIVAVLVVVVVATRAGAEGGSLVGLMALYAYAGFRIVPAANRLSLNYSLLQGARPHIAIVCNDLARLATPGETRAATDDAPLPFTERIAFEDVAYAYEGDRGAALQGIRLDIVRGDSIGIVGSTGSGKSTLVDVLLGLLPPSSGRLRVDGRDVRGHERAWQRRIGYVPQSVTLIDDTLRRNVAFGLPDGHIDEARVHEVLRLAQLDATVAGLPSGLDTVVGERGARLSGGERQRVAIARALYRDPDVLILDEATSALDSQTEQAIVAAIDHLRGVKTLVVVAHRLSTVRGCSRIVVLAEGRVVAEGAYEALLETSDAFKSLVAAATS; translated from the coding sequence ATGCTGCGCCGCGCGCTCGAACTCATCCCGCCGGCCCAACGCTGGTCCTGGGCCGCCCTGGCGCCGATGGCCTGCGTGGCCGCGGTCGTCGAGGGTGTCGGCGCTGGCGCTGCGCTCGCGCTCGGCACGGCGCTTGCCGAGCCTGGGCGCGCCGCGTCCCTCCCGCTGCTGTCGCGCTGGGCGCCGGCGGCCAGCGGCGACCCGCGCGACTCGATCCTCGCCATCACGTTGGCCGCAGTGGCCTTCTACCTGCTTCGCGCCGTCCTGCTGACTGCCTTCGCCTGGGCACAGGAGCGCATCGTGCACCGTACGGTGGCGAGCACGACGACGCGGCTGGTGCGTGCGTACCTGGCGGCGCCATACGCGTTCCACCTCGGGCGCAACTCGGCCGCCTTGATCCAGGCCGCGACGCAGTCGGCCGACAACGCCGTCGCCCTGGGCCTGGGGTCGCTCGTGAACCTGACGACCGAGGCCATCACCCTGACGGGGCTGGTGACCGTGCTGGCCGTGGCGGCGCCCGGTCCCACGCTCGGCGCCGTGGTCGTGATTGGCCTGCTGCTGCTCGCACCGCTCGGCCTGACGCGACACCTGGCGCCGCGACTGGGCGAGTCCGTCAGGCGCCTCAACGAGGACGTCCTGCGGCATGTGCAGCAGGCGCTCGCGATGTTCCGCGACGTCCGGGTCGCGGGCGCGGAGGCGCACTTCGTCGATGTCGTCGACCGCAACCGGCGCAGGCACGCGGTGCTCCGCGGCCGCACCGCGGCCCTCTCGACGGGCGTCCGCCTGTCGATCGAGACCATCCTCATCGTCGCGGTGCTCGTCGTGGTGGTGGTGGCCACGCGCGCCGGTGCCGAGGGCGGCAGCCTGGTCGGCCTGATGGCCCTGTACGCGTACGCGGGCTTCCGCATCGTGCCGGCGGCCAACCGCCTGTCGCTGAACTACTCGCTGCTGCAGGGCGCCCGGCCACACATCGCCATCGTGTGCAATGACCTGGCGCGCCTCGCGACGCCGGGCGAGACGCGCGCCGCGACAGACGACGCGCCGTTGCCGTTCACCGAGCGCATCGCGTTCGAGGACGTGGCCTACGCGTACGAGGGGGACCGGGGCGCGGCGTTGCAGGGCATCAGGCTCGACATCGTTCGCGGCGACTCGATCGGCATCGTCGGCTCGACCGGATCCGGCAAGAGCACGCTCGTCGACGTGCTCCTGGGCCTCCTGCCACCCTCGTCGGGGCGACTGCGGGTCGACGGCCGTGACGTGCGCGGGCACGAGCGCGCCTGGCAACGGCGAATCGGCTACGTGCCTCAGTCGGTCACGCTGATCGACGACACCCTGCGTCGCAACGTGGCGTTCGGCTTGCCCGACGGCCACATCGACGAGGCTCGCGTCCATGAGGTGTTGCGGCTCGCGCAGCTCGATGCCACCGTCGCAGGCCTGCCGTCCGGGCTCGACACCGTCGTGGGCGAGCGTGGCGCGCGGCTGTCGGGCGGCGAGCGACAGCGCGTCGCGATCGCGCGAGCGCTGTACCGGGATCCCGACGTCCTGATCCTCGACGAGGCGACGTCGGCCCTCGACAGCCAGACGGAGCAGGCCATCGTCGCGGCCATCGACCACCTGCGCGGCGTCAAGACGCTGGTGGTCGTCGCGCACCGCCTTTCCACGGTGCGTGGCTGCTCGCGGATCGTCGTGCTCGCGGAGGGCCGGGTCGTCGCCGAGGGCGCCTACGAGGCACTGCTCGAGACGTCGGACGCGTTCAAGTCCCTGGTCGCTGCGGCGACATCCTGA
- a CDS encoding glycosyltransferase family 4 protein: protein MTTDESTRATPDARRTGTTSVLFIQPSLQPPGGGNGLAAWMLQALRRDHRVTVFTWRPFDVRGIDTFWGTSLASLDLEARSVPTWIRRLVEAIPLPLSLLKSSILLRLAKRAMPHYDLVVSANNEVDFGRAGIQYVHFPAYQRPRPQVDMRWYHGLPGVLRAYYWICDRFFDVSSEAVNRNLTLVNSDWTGAQYRRTHGGDPRTLYPPVAGGFPDIPWAARRKAFVCLGRIAEEKDHDTIIDVLEGVRRVHPDVHLHVVGNPTSGAYFERIMARIRERADWITLHLDMPHRDLKRLIAENRYGLHAMENEHFGMAPAEMATAGCIVWVRDDGGQTEIVGGDPRLIYHSVEEGVSKILAVMDDEAAQDELRAMLAARVPRFALERFMAGVREAAAAQLARQGSAEQPAFRMSPQRPGT, encoded by the coding sequence ATGACGACTGACGAGTCGACACGCGCCACTCCCGACGCCAGGCGGACCGGCACGACGTCCGTGCTGTTCATCCAGCCGTCGCTCCAGCCGCCGGGCGGCGGCAACGGCCTGGCCGCGTGGATGCTGCAGGCGCTGCGGCGCGATCATCGCGTCACCGTCTTCACGTGGCGCCCGTTCGACGTGCGGGGCATCGACACGTTCTGGGGCACGTCGCTGGCCTCGCTCGACCTCGAGGCACGGTCGGTACCGACCTGGATCCGGCGCCTCGTCGAGGCCATCCCGCTGCCCCTGAGCCTGCTGAAGTCGTCGATCCTGCTGCGCCTGGCCAAGCGGGCGATGCCGCACTACGACCTGGTGGTGTCGGCCAACAACGAGGTCGACTTCGGCAGGGCGGGCATCCAGTACGTCCACTTCCCCGCCTACCAGCGCCCGCGCCCGCAGGTCGACATGCGCTGGTACCACGGCCTGCCCGGCGTGTTGCGGGCGTACTACTGGATCTGCGACCGCTTCTTCGACGTGTCGAGCGAGGCCGTCAACCGGAACCTCACGCTGGTCAACTCGGACTGGACCGGCGCTCAATACAGGCGTACCCATGGCGGCGATCCGCGAACGCTGTACCCACCGGTGGCCGGCGGCTTCCCCGACATCCCCTGGGCGGCCCGGCGCAAGGCCTTCGTGTGCCTCGGCAGGATCGCCGAGGAGAAGGACCACGACACCATCATCGACGTCCTCGAGGGTGTCCGCCGCGTGCATCCCGACGTCCACCTCCACGTCGTCGGCAATCCGACGTCGGGCGCGTACTTCGAGCGCATCATGGCGCGCATCCGCGAGCGCGCCGACTGGATCACGCTGCACCTCGACATGCCGCACCGGGACCTCAAGCGCCTCATCGCCGAGAACCGGTACGGACTGCACGCCATGGAGAACGAGCACTTCGGCATGGCGCCGGCGGAGATGGCCACTGCCGGCTGCATCGTCTGGGTGCGCGACGACGGTGGGCAGACCGAAATCGTCGGCGGCGACCCGCGCCTGATCTACCACTCGGTCGAGGAGGGCGTCTCGAAGATCCTGGCGGTGATGGACGACGAGGCGGCGCAGGACGAGTTGCGGGCGATGCTGGCGGCGCGCGTACCGCGCTTCGCGCTCGAGCGCTTCATGGCGGGCGTTCGCGAAGCCGCCGCGGCGCAGCTGGCCCGGCAGGGGAGCGCCGAACAGCCCGCCTTCAGGATGTCGCCGCAGCGACCAGGGACTTGA
- a CDS encoding DUF1905 domain-containing protein, with protein sequence MPAPRRRSFTAPLQRIEGKGGWFYVTVPPGLMPTSAGAWGRVPVRARLDDLAWDTSVWRTRRGDGFLPIPRKIRGARVEGAALRVAFELLDDD encoded by the coding sequence ATGCCCGCCCCGCGTCGTCGATCGTTCACCGCGCCCCTGCAGCGCATAGAGGGCAAGGGCGGCTGGTTCTACGTCACCGTTCCCCCGGGGCTCATGCCAACCAGCGCGGGCGCGTGGGGCCGTGTCCCGGTGCGCGCCCGGCTCGACGATCTCGCGTGGGACACCAGCGTGTGGCGCACCAGGCGCGGCGACGGGTTCCTGCCGATCCCCCGCAAGATCCGCGGCGCACGAGTCGAAGGCGCCGCCTTGCGCGTCGCGTTCGAGTTGCTCGATGACGACTGA
- a CDS encoding MBL fold metallo-hydrolase — MPSRRTFLASGLAAGAGATAWANWSSSWSARFLRERWDEMGRAIPPAPHTPTPTGWAENAVTLAWLGHATVLINFYGLRILTDPVFFRRIGVSLGLGTLGPLRLVQCALPPAEVPDIDLLLVTHAHFDHLDRPSLAAVPGRPAVVMAHGTADLLPSRDTASVQELRWAETTRVRTPRGDAQVRAIEVRHWGARVQRDTWRGYTGFIVEREGHRLLIGGDTADTPVFRSHRAHGPFEAAVMPIGAYDPWIRHHCTPEQAIAMADAAGARRIVPVHHQSFRLSREPFLEPIERAEKMLSAEAGRLALRAIGETTVLA, encoded by the coding sequence ATGCCCAGCCGCCGCACCTTCCTCGCTTCAGGCCTCGCCGCCGGCGCCGGCGCCACAGCCTGGGCCAACTGGTCCTCGTCCTGGTCAGCCCGGTTCCTTCGCGAGCGCTGGGATGAGATGGGCCGCGCCATCCCGCCGGCCCCTCACACGCCCACCCCGACTGGCTGGGCCGAGAACGCCGTCACGCTCGCCTGGCTCGGGCACGCCACCGTCCTGATCAACTTCTATGGTCTGCGAATCCTGACCGACCCGGTCTTCTTCCGGCGGATCGGCGTGAGCCTCGGCCTCGGCACCCTGGGGCCCCTCAGGCTCGTGCAATGTGCGCTGCCGCCCGCGGAGGTGCCCGACATCGACCTGCTGCTGGTGACGCACGCCCACTTCGACCATCTCGACCGGCCGTCGCTGGCCGCCGTGCCGGGGCGGCCGGCGGTCGTCATGGCCCACGGCACGGCCGACCTGCTCCCGTCGCGCGACACGGCGTCGGTCCAGGAGCTTCGCTGGGCGGAGACCACGCGGGTCCGCACGCCCCGCGGCGATGCGCAGGTCCGTGCCATCGAGGTGCGCCACTGGGGCGCGCGGGTGCAGCGCGACACCTGGCGCGGCTACACCGGCTTCATCGTCGAGCGCGAGGGCCATCGCCTGCTGATCGGCGGTGATACGGCAGACACCCCCGTGTTCCGCAGCCACCGCGCCCACGGGCCGTTCGAGGCGGCGGTGATGCCCATCGGGGCGTACGACCCGTGGATTCGCCACCACTGCACCCCCGAGCAGGCCATTGCCATGGCCGACGCGGCGGGCGCGCGCCGGATCGTCCCCGTTCACCACCAGTCCTTCCGCCTGAGCCGCGAGCCGTTCCTCGAGCCGATCGAACGGGCCGAGAAGATGCTGTCGGCCGAGGCCGGCAGGCTCGCCCTGCGGGCCATCGGCGAGACGACGGTGCTCGCCTAG
- a CDS encoding carboxypeptidase-like regulatory domain-containing protein, translated as MSRSLVTSALVIATLVASPALAQRQRHPGGGGGEGGWQRGGAPAQERGGRPAPPPQGGGNARGEAQGRGGRPGGYEPPRQYAAPPPEYRQPQQQSGYRGSGDTGRYAVPRDQASGNRYGAPGYPGGPRPVPPYQSPGYANRGYSGRYVDPGYNRGYYNPGRSYAVPRPAPRYYAYGSYRGYAHVTPRYYAPRGYVSPYWHGGWAGGWGGVAVVAPRYIYPSVISYGVWQPYAYRPSLGLGIYYGTGGLYPFGTIPPAFYDPTPGIAYGGLRIVDAPRDAQVFADGYYVGIVDDFDGAFQHLNLEPGPHRIEIHHPGFAPVTFDVDVQPGRTITLRADVY; from the coding sequence ATGTCCAGGTCCTTGGTCACCTCGGCCCTCGTGATCGCCACGCTGGTGGCGTCACCCGCTCTCGCGCAGCGCCAGCGTCACCCAGGTGGCGGGGGCGGCGAAGGGGGATGGCAGCGCGGAGGCGCCCCGGCCCAGGAGCGCGGCGGACGTCCAGCACCCCCGCCTCAAGGGGGCGGCAACGCCCGCGGCGAGGCCCAGGGGCGTGGCGGCCGGCCCGGCGGGTACGAGCCGCCACGGCAGTACGCCGCACCGCCCCCTGAGTACCGGCAACCCCAGCAGCAATCCGGCTACCGTGGCAGCGGCGACACAGGGCGGTACGCGGTGCCGCGCGATCAGGCGTCAGGCAACCGCTACGGTGCGCCGGGGTACCCTGGCGGCCCTCGACCCGTCCCCCCATACCAGTCGCCCGGCTACGCCAACCGCGGCTACTCGGGCCGGTACGTCGATCCCGGCTACAACCGGGGCTACTACAACCCGGGCCGTTCGTACGCCGTGCCGCGCCCGGCGCCCCGCTACTACGCCTACGGCAGCTATCGCGGGTACGCCCATGTGACGCCGCGGTACTACGCGCCGCGCGGCTACGTCTCGCCCTACTGGCACGGGGGCTGGGCTGGTGGTTGGGGCGGGGTCGCGGTCGTGGCACCGCGCTACATCTACCCGAGCGTCATCAGCTACGGGGTGTGGCAGCCGTACGCGTATCGCCCGAGCCTCGGCCTCGGCATCTACTACGGGACGGGCGGCCTGTATCCCTTCGGCACCATCCCGCCCGCGTTCTACGACCCGACGCCGGGGATCGCCTACGGAGGCCTCCGGATCGTCGATGCGCCACGCGACGCCCAGGTGTTCGCCGACGGCTACTACGTGGGCATCGTCGACGACTTCGACGGCGCGTTCCAGCACCTGAACCTCGAGCCGGGGCCGCACCGCATCGAGATCCACCATCCCGGATTCGCCCCGGTCACCTTCGACGTCGACGTCCAGCCCGGTCGCACCATCACCTTGCGTGCCGACGTGTACTGA